The Streptomyces sp. HUAS MG91 sequence TGTTCGACGGTTCGGCCGCGCTCGACGTGGTCTGGCTCGGCCGGCGCTCGATCGTGGGCATCGAGCCGGGCCGCAAACTGATCGCATCGGGGCGTGTCTCGATGAGCCGGGGCCGTAGGGTGCTCTTCAACCCCAAGTACGAACTCAGACCGCTCGGACGGGAGTAGCCGGTGACGTCCCTCGACGACAAGCCGACCGATCGCGAAGCCGGTGCCGACGCCGACGCGACCACGGACAGGGCGGTGACCGAGGCCGCGCTCTTCGATGCCTTCGGCGGTGTGCGGGGCATGGTGGAGACCGTGGTCCCCGGCCTGCTCTTCGTGACCATCTTCACGATCAACAAGGACCTGCACGTGTCGGCCATCGCGGCCCTCGCGGTGTCCCTCGTCCTGGTGGTCGTGCGCCTGGTCATGAAGGACACGGTCAAGCACGCCTTCAGCGGTGTCTTCGGCGTCGCCTTCGGTGTCGTCTTCGCGATGATGACCGGCAACGCCAAGGACTTCTATCTGCCGGGCATGCTCTACACGCTGGGCCTCGCGGTCGCGTACATCGTGACCACGCTGTGCGGGGTTCCCCTGATCGGGTTGATCCTCGGCCCGGTGTTCAAGGAGAACCTGTCGTGGCGGACGCGCAACCCCGGCCGCAAGAAGGCCTATGCGAAGGCGAGTTGGGCCTGGGGGCTCATCCTGCTCGCGAAGTGCGCGATCCTCTTCCCGATGTACTTCTGGGCCGACACCGACTCGGACAACACGCAGTTCGGCTGGGTGCTCATCGCGCTGAAGATCCCGCCGTTCCTGCTGGCCGTGTGGCTGACGTGGGTGTTCCTCGCCAAGGCTCCGCCGCCCATCGACGTGTTCGCGGAGATGGAGGCCGAGGAGGCTGCCGCCAAGGAGCGGGAGGCCGGCGGTGAGGGGGCCGCGTCCTCCGGGGGGCCTGCGCGCCATCGTCGCGAGAGCTGAGGCCGGTTCGCGGGTGCACGTCGTGAGTGGTTGCTCGCGCAGTTCCCCGCGCCCCTAAAAGCGAGAAGGCGCCCGGTGAGCAAAGCTCACCGGGCGCCTTCTCGCTTCTTACGCGCCTTCGCGGCGGACCGAGAGGAGGTCCTCCAGTTGTTCCTCGCGGGCCTGGGCGGCCACGAACAGCAGTTCGTCGCCCGCCTCCAGGGAGTCCTCCTGGCTGGGGGCCAGGACGCGGGTGCCGCGGATGATCGTCACCAGCGACGTGTCCTCCGGCCACTGGACGTCGCCCACGCGCGTGCCGGCGAGCGCCGACTCCGGCGGGAGCGTCAGCTCCACCAGGTTCGCGTCGCCGTGGCTGAAGCGCAGCAGGCGCACCAGGTCACCGACGCTGACGGCCTCCTCGACCAGGGCGGACATGAGGCGCGGGGTGGAGACGGCGACGTCGACGCCCCACGACTCGTTGAACAGCCACTCGTTCTTCGGGTTGTTGACCCGGGCGACGACGCGCGGGACCCCGTACTCGGTCTTCGCGAGCAGGGAGACGACCAGGTTGACCTTGTCGTCGCCGGTGGCCGCGATGACCACGTTGCAGCGCTGGAGCGCCGCCTCGTCCAGGGACGTGATCTCACAGGCGTCGGCGAGCAGCCACTCCGCCTGCGGGACGCGCTCGACCGAGATGGCGGTCGGCGCCTTGTCGACGAGCAGGACCTCGTGCCCGTTCTCCAGGAGCTCGCCCGCGATCGAGCGGCCGACGGCTCCGGCTCCGGCAATGGCGACCCTCATCAGTGACCGCCCTCCCCTTCAGGGCCTTCGGCGAACGCCGCCTCGACCTTCTCGACGTCGTCCGTGCGCATCATCACGTGGACGAGGTCGCCCTCCTGGAGCACCGTCTGCGACGTGGGCAGGATCGCCTCGCCGAGCCGGGTCAGGAACGCGACGCGCACGCCCGTCTCCTCCTGGAGGCGGCTGATCCGCTGGCCGACCCAGGACTCCGAGGCGTGCACCTCGGCGAGCTGGACCCCGCCGGTGGGATCGCGCCACAGCGGCTCCGCGCCGGACGGCAGCAGGCGGCGCAGCATCTGGTCGGCGGTCCAGCGGACCGTGGCGACCGTCGGAATGCCCAGGCGCTGGTAGACCTCGGCGCGGCGGGGGTCGTAGATCCGCGCCGCCACGTTCTCGATCCCGAACATCTCGCGGGCCACGCGGGCGGCGATGATGTTCGAGTTGTCACCGCTGGAGACGGCGGCGAAGGCGCCGGCCTCCTCGATGCCCGCCTCGCGCAGGGTGTCCTGGTCGAAACCGACACCGGTGACGCGGCGGCCGCCGAACCCGGAGCCCAGACGGCGGAAGGCCGTCGGGTCCTGGTCGACCACGGCGACCGTGTGGCCCTGCTGTTCCAGGGTCTGGGCAAGCTGGGACCCTACCCGGCCACAGCCCATGATCACGATATGCACGGCCCTACCCCGCACTCCTCATAGGCCTACTGACCTGCGTAAACGTCCTGCTCATGTCTCTCTCTCGCGGCTCGGTCCAGCCGGTGTGGCTCGATCTCGGGCACGGTGCGGGCTTGTGTTGCGGCTCGCGCTCTGGACCACCGTATCGGCAATGGGCGCGAACTCGACCTTCGCGTGGTGGCACTAGATCGTCGGGGACTTGGGGGAGGGCTGTGGACGAATAGGGGTGGCGGGTGGGCGGCCCCCCGTTCGAACGCTTACGATCCTCTGCGTGTCCAAACTGACCGACGTGCCCAAACGGATCTTGATCGGGCGCGCACTGCGCAGTGATCGGCTCGGAGAAACGCTCCTGCCGAAGCGCATCGCACTCCCCGTTTTCGCCTCCGACCCGCTCTCCTCCGTCGCGTACGCGCCCGGCGAGGTGCTGCTGGTCCTGTCCATCGCGGGCGTGTCGGCGTACCACTTCAGCCCCTGGATCGCGGTCGCGGTCGTCGTGCTGATGTTCACGGTCGTCGCCTCGTACCGGCAGAACGTGCACGCCTACCCGAGCGGTGGCGGCGACTACGAGGTGGCCAACACCAACCTCGGCCCGAAGGCCGGGCTCACCGTCGCCAGCGCCCTGCTCGTCGACTACGTCCTGACCGTCGCCGTCTCCATCGCCTCCGGCATCGAGAACCTCGGCTCGGCGGTGCCCTTCGTGGTCGAGCACAAGGTGCTGTGCGCCTGCGCCGTGATCATCCTGCTGACGCTGATGAACCTGCGCGGGGTCAAGGAGTCCGGGAAGCTCTTCGCCATCCCGACGTACGTCTTCGTCGCCGGCGTCTTCATCATGATCGCCTGGGGTGCCTTCCGCGGGCTGATCCTCGGCGACACCATGCGGGCCCCCACCTCCGACTTCCACATCAAGGCGGAACACCAGGGCCTCGCGGGCTTCGCCCTGGTCTTCCTGCTCCTGCGGGCCTTCTCCTCCGGCTGCGCGGCCCTGACCGGCGTCGAGGCGATCTCCAACGGCGTCCCGGCGTTCCGCAAGCCGAAGTCGAAGAACGCGGCGTCCACGCTCGCCCTCATGGGCGCGCTCGCCGTCACCATGTTCTGCGGCATCATCGCGCTCGCCATGACCACCAAGGTCCGGATGGCCGAGCATCCGGCGACCGACCTGATCCACAACGGTGTCGCCGTCGGCGGCGCCTACGTCCAGAACCCGGTGATCTCCCAGGTCGCCGAGGCCGTCTTCGGCAAGGGCAGCTTCCTCTTCATCGTCCTCGCGGCCGCGACGGCCCTGGTCCTCTTCCTGGCCGCCAACACCGCGTACAACGGCTTCCCGCTGCTCGGCTCGATCCTCGCCCAGGACCGCTACCTGCCGCGCCAGCTGCACACCCGCGGCGACCGCCTCGCCTTCTCGAACGGCATCGTGCTGCTCGCGGGCGCGGCGATGCTCCTGGTCGTGATCTACGGCGCCGACTCCACCCGCCTGATCCAGCTCTACATCGTCGGCGTGTTCGTGTCCTTCACGCTCAGCCAGACGGGCATGGTTCGGCACTGGAACCGCCACCTGCGCACCGAGCGCGACGCCGACAAGCGCCGCCACATGATCCGCTCCCGCGCGATCAACGCCTTCGGCGCCTTCTTCACCGGCCTGGTCCTCGTGGTCGTCCTCGTCACGAAGTTCACCCACGGCGCCTGGGTCGCGCTGCTCGGCATGTGCATCTTCTACGCGACGATGACCGCGATCCGGAAGCACTACGACCGGGTCGCCGAGGAGATCGCCGCGCCGGAGACGCCGTCCGACGACAGCGTCCGCCCGTCCCGCGTCCACTCGATCGTCCTCGTCTCGAAGATCCACCGGCCGACGCTGCGGGCCCTGGCCTACGCCAAGCTGATGCGCACGGACACCCTCGAAGCGCTGAGCGTCAACGTCGACCCGGCCGAGACCAAGGCGCTGCGCGAGGAGTGGGAGCGGCGCGGCATCGAGATCCCGCTCAAGGTCCTCGACTCGCCGTACCGCGAGATCACCCGGCCGATCATCGAATACGTGAAGAGCCTGCGCCGCGAGTCCCCGCGCGACGCGATCAGCGTGATCATCCCCGAGTACGTGGTCGGCCACTGGTACGAGCACCTGCTGCACAACCAGAGCGCCCTCAGGCTGAAGGGGCGGCTGCTGTTCACCCCGGGGATCATGGTGACGTCGGTCCCCTACCAGCTGGAGTCCTCCGAGGCCGCCAAGAAGCGGGCCCGCAGGCGTTCCGAGTGGAACGCGCCGGGCGCGGTGCGCCGCGGCCCGGTCGAGAAGCGCCCCAAGGAGCCGAGCGGCAAGTAACGCCGTTCCCGAGCGGTCGGCTCGTGGTGAGCGGCCGGACAACAGCCACGTAGACTGGACGGCTGTTGTCCGGCCGCTTCTCCGTTTGTGGCCTCCCCTGACGTACTGGAGCTCCCGCCATGCAGGCAGAACCGACGAAGTCCCTGGTGGGGGAGGAGTACGAGGTCGAGGTCGGCCCCGTCGCGCACGGTGGTCACTGCATCGCGCGCACGGCCGAGGGCCAGGTCCTGTTCGTCCGGCACACGCTGCCCGGCGAGCAGGTCGTGGCGCGGGTGACCCACGGCGAGGAGGGCGACCGCTTCCTGCGCGCGGACGCCGTACGGGTCCTGGACGCCTCCAAGGACCGCGTCGAGGCCCCCTGCCCGTACGCCGGTCCGGGCCGCTGCGGCGGCTGCGACTGGCAGCACGCCAAGCCCGGCGCGCAGCGCCGCATGAAGGGCGAGGTCATCGCCGAGCAGCTGCAGCACCTGGCCGGGCTCACGCCCGAGGAGGCCGGCTGGGACGGCACCGTCATGCCGGCCGAGGGCGACAAGCTCCCGGCGGGCGAGGTCCCGCAGTGGCGTACGCGCGTCCAGTACGCGGTGACCGAGGACGGCCGCGCGGGCCTGCGCCGCCACCGCTCGCACGAGGTCGAGCCGGTCGAGCACTGCATGATCGCCGCCGAGGGCGTCTCCGAGCTGGGCATCGAGCAGCGCGACTGGACCGGCATGGAGTCGGTCGAGGCGATCGCGGCCAGCGGCTCGCAGGACCGCCAGGTGATCCTGAAGCCGCTGGTGGGCGCCCGTCTGCCGATCGTCGAGCTGGACAAGCCGGTCTCCGTGATGCGGATCGGTGAGAAGGACGGCGGCGTCCACCGCGTCCACGGCCGCCCGTTCGTGCGCGAGCGCGCCGACGACCGTACGTACCGGGTGGGCAGCGGCGGCTTCTGGCAGGTCCACCCCAAGGCGGCGGACACCCTGATGAAGGCCGTCATGCAGGGCCTGCTCCCGCGCAAGGGCGACATGGCCCTCGACCTGTACTGCGGCGTCGGCCTCTTCGCGGGCGCGCTCGCGGACCGGATCGGCGACAAGGGTGCGGTGCTCGGCATCGAGTCCGGCAAGCGCGCGGTGGAGGACGCCCGCCACAACCTCTCCGGGTTCGACCGGGTCCGCATCGAGCAGGGCAAGGTCGAGGCCGTGCTCCCGCGCACCGGCATCACCGAGGTGGACCTCATCGTCCTCGACCCGCCGCGCGCGGGCGCCGGCAAGAAGACCGTCGCCCACCTCTCGACGCTGGGCGCCCGCCGCATCGCGTACGTGGCCTGCGACCCGGCGGCGCTCGCGCGGGACCTCGGGTATTTCCGCGAGGGCGGGTACCGGGTGCGGACGCTTCGGGCGTTCGATCTGTTTCCGATGACATCGCATGTCGAGTGTGTCGCTGTTCTGGAGCCGGCGACGAAGGGCGGCTGAACCGCGACTTCGTCGTTCGGTGAGCTTGGTCGACCTGCTTTCAGGGCTTGGACAGGTACACCCTGAGCAGTGAGTTCTGCCCCGTTCGCGGACATCTCGCGAGGATCGGATCGTGGGATCCGACGGGGAGGGTGGTCTTGGCTTCGCCGCTGCTACTGGTGGCGGGGCACGGCGGCTCCACGGGAAGGGTGGGGTGCCGGAGTATCAGCCTTGCGGGAACGCCGGTAGGGCCCGTTTCGAACGTGGCCTGGGGGCCACGCGTCCGTTCCGGTGACACGGGGGATGCTGCCGGAATGGCACCCGAGGAGTGGGTCGTGCTCCCACTACTTTCCGGCTCATGCAATGTCATCGTCATCTTGTACGAAATGTGTCCGTCGGCGCGGTCACTGGCCTTGCGCTCGGCGTCTGCGCGCCCGCCTGGGCCGCCCCTCGGGCCGCGGGCTCCCAGTCCTTCTCCTACACCGGCGCGACCCAGGCCTTCACGGTCCCCGAGGACGTCTGCGAGATGACCGTGGACGCGGCCGGCGCCGAAGGCGGCAAGGGAGCGTACAACACCTACATCAACGCGCAGAGTCCGGGCGGCCAGGGCGCTCAGGCTCGCGCGGCCGTTCGGGTCACCCCGGGCGAGCAGTTGACCGTCACTGTGGGCGGCCGGGGCAGCGACGCATCCCCACGGGGCGGGTACGGCGCCGGTGGTTATGGCGGTGGTGGCGACGGCGGCACCGTGGACGATCAGCACGATGCCGCGGCCGCGGGCGGTGGCGGAGGCGGTGCCACCAGCCTGACCCGGGCGGGCACTCTGGTGGTGGTGGCCGGCGGTGGTGGAGGGGGCGGTGGCGGCACCCTCATCCTCGCTCGCGAGGAGGCCGCCGCAGAGGCGGTGGGCGCCGGCGGCGACGGCGGGGAGGCGGGCGCGGCCGGCCAGGAGGGGTACGACAGGGCCGGTGGCGGGACGGGCGGCAAGGGCGGAAGGCCGGGCGGCGAGGGCGGAGCCGGCGGCGCGGGCGGCGCGGGCTCGCAGGCCGCGGGCACCGCGGGCGACGCTGCGAGCGGCACAGCCGGAGGCGACGGCGGCGACATTTCCGACTACGAGCGTCAGGGTGGCGGAGGCGGCGGCGGGGGCGGCGCCACCGGTGGTGGAGGCG is a genomic window containing:
- a CDS encoding DUF3159 domain-containing protein; translation: MTSLDDKPTDREAGADADATTDRAVTEAALFDAFGGVRGMVETVVPGLLFVTIFTINKDLHVSAIAALAVSLVLVVVRLVMKDTVKHAFSGVFGVAFGVVFAMMTGNAKDFYLPGMLYTLGLAVAYIVTTLCGVPLIGLILGPVFKENLSWRTRNPGRKKAYAKASWAWGLILLAKCAILFPMYFWADTDSDNTQFGWVLIALKIPPFLLAVWLTWVFLAKAPPPIDVFAEMEAEEAAAKEREAGGEGAASSGGPARHRRES
- a CDS encoding TrkA family potassium uptake protein → MRVAIAGAGAVGRSIAGELLENGHEVLLVDKAPTAISVERVPQAEWLLADACEITSLDEAALQRCNVVIAATGDDKVNLVVSLLAKTEYGVPRVVARVNNPKNEWLFNESWGVDVAVSTPRLMSALVEEAVSVGDLVRLLRFSHGDANLVELTLPPESALAGTRVGDVQWPEDTSLVTIIRGTRVLAPSQEDSLEAGDELLFVAAQAREEQLEDLLSVRREGA
- a CDS encoding TrkA family potassium uptake protein, which encodes MHIVIMGCGRVGSQLAQTLEQQGHTVAVVDQDPTAFRRLGSGFGGRRVTGVGFDQDTLREAGIEEAGAFAAVSSGDNSNIIAARVAREMFGIENVAARIYDPRRAEVYQRLGIPTVATVRWTADQMLRRLLPSGAEPLWRDPTGGVQLAEVHASESWVGQRISRLQEETGVRVAFLTRLGEAILPTSQTVLQEGDLVHVMMRTDDVEKVEAAFAEGPEGEGGH
- a CDS encoding APC family permease codes for the protein MSKLTDVPKRILIGRALRSDRLGETLLPKRIALPVFASDPLSSVAYAPGEVLLVLSIAGVSAYHFSPWIAVAVVVLMFTVVASYRQNVHAYPSGGGDYEVANTNLGPKAGLTVASALLVDYVLTVAVSIASGIENLGSAVPFVVEHKVLCACAVIILLTLMNLRGVKESGKLFAIPTYVFVAGVFIMIAWGAFRGLILGDTMRAPTSDFHIKAEHQGLAGFALVFLLLRAFSSGCAALTGVEAISNGVPAFRKPKSKNAASTLALMGALAVTMFCGIIALAMTTKVRMAEHPATDLIHNGVAVGGAYVQNPVISQVAEAVFGKGSFLFIVLAAATALVLFLAANTAYNGFPLLGSILAQDRYLPRQLHTRGDRLAFSNGIVLLAGAAMLLVVIYGADSTRLIQLYIVGVFVSFTLSQTGMVRHWNRHLRTERDADKRRHMIRSRAINAFGAFFTGLVLVVVLVTKFTHGAWVALLGMCIFYATMTAIRKHYDRVAEEIAAPETPSDDSVRPSRVHSIVLVSKIHRPTLRALAYAKLMRTDTLEALSVNVDPAETKALREEWERRGIEIPLKVLDSPYREITRPIIEYVKSLRRESPRDAISVIIPEYVVGHWYEHLLHNQSALRLKGRLLFTPGIMVTSVPYQLESSEAAKKRARRRSEWNAPGAVRRGPVEKRPKEPSGK
- a CDS encoding TRAM domain-containing protein, with the protein product MQAEPTKSLVGEEYEVEVGPVAHGGHCIARTAEGQVLFVRHTLPGEQVVARVTHGEEGDRFLRADAVRVLDASKDRVEAPCPYAGPGRCGGCDWQHAKPGAQRRMKGEVIAEQLQHLAGLTPEEAGWDGTVMPAEGDKLPAGEVPQWRTRVQYAVTEDGRAGLRRHRSHEVEPVEHCMIAAEGVSELGIEQRDWTGMESVEAIAASGSQDRQVILKPLVGARLPIVELDKPVSVMRIGEKDGGVHRVHGRPFVRERADDRTYRVGSGGFWQVHPKAADTLMKAVMQGLLPRKGDMALDLYCGVGLFAGALADRIGDKGAVLGIESGKRAVEDARHNLSGFDRVRIEQGKVEAVLPRTGITEVDLIVLDPPRAGAGKKTVAHLSTLGARRIAYVACDPAALARDLGYFREGGYRVRTLRAFDLFPMTSHVECVAVLEPATKGG